One genomic region from Vicia villosa cultivar HV-30 ecotype Madison, WI unplaced genomic scaffold, Vvil1.0 ctg.001069F_1_1, whole genome shotgun sequence encodes:
- the LOC131633094 gene encoding uncharacterized protein LOC131633094 — MNHGFGEDQFFWSSGSSSDDSSDDGGVDEYYWEKTITSGYTACRNVLHFPMEVCRFCRFFSSQIDLCDYDTGLIHECIILSATRNSEEALYIGEGWYQFARMKRLRRGDRLGFTISRFPYRLYVTLLKR, encoded by the exons ATGAATCacggttttggagaagatcaatTTTTTTGGTCATCTGGAAGCag TTCAGATGACTCATCAGATGATGGTGGTGTTGATGAATACTACTGGGAGAAAACAATTACATCAGGCTACACTGCATGCCGAAATGTTCTT CATTTTCCAATGGAAGTTTGTAGGTTCTGTCGCTTTTTCTCTTCACAGATAGATTTGTGTGATTATGATACAGGACTTATACATGAATGCATCATCCTCAGTGCAACTCGTAATAGTGAAGAGGCGTTGTATATAGGGGAGGGGTGGTACCAATTTGCAAGGATGAAAAGACTTAGGAGAGGTGATCGGTTAGGTTTTACCATTTCGCGGTTTCCGTATAGGTTGTACGTGACATTGTTGAAACGTTGA